DNA sequence from the bacterium genome:
ATTTCTCTTTGGGTTTAATGACTTCTTCGCCGTCGTAGTGGCCGCATTTCGGACACACGTGATGCGGCAGCCGCGCCTCGCCGCAATTGGGACATAATACCGGCTTCGGCACTTTTACGCCGTCGTGGCTGCGGCGGTTCCCCCGCCGCGAACGTGACGTTTTTCTCTTTGGGACGCCCATGACGTTATACCTTTATCGGTTAAAGTTTAACGCGGATTATACGGGATATCCGTACCGCTGTCAAGGGAAATCGAGGAAGGCGGTTTCCTAAACCGGCTTCCGGCTTAGGGTTATGTCGAATCCGGCGCGGCGGTTTCCACCTCGAGGCGGGACGGCCGGTACAGCGGGCGGTTCCCCAAACGTCAATTGACCGGGGCACCGTAAAGATGTTACTATTAATGAATATGAACGGTTGTGGGCCGCGCCAATTGGAAGAATACTGCCGGGGCGCGCTCGAGCGCGGCGCGTCTTGGGCCCGGCCCGCGCCGGCGTCGTACGTCGTTACGGCGGCGTGGGTTCGCTACAAGTGCCGGTTCGGCTGCGGGAGCTACGGCGCCCGGCACCTGTGCCCGCCGGCTACGCCCACGGCGGCCGAGACCAAGGCCGTGGTACGCTGCTACGATAGGGCTATACTCGTAACGTACGACGCCGGGGGCTCGAGCAAACAGCGGCCTTTACGGAAGAAGATGCATAAGGACCTGCTCGCGCTCGAGCGCGAAATCTTCCTGGACGGCTTCCACAAGGCCCTGGCTTTCGTGGCCGGCCCCTGCAACCTGTGCCGAACGTGCGACGTTTCGAAGCCGTGCAAGCTCCCCGGAGAGCCGCGGCCGGCGATGGAGGCTTGCGGGATAGACGTATTCGCGACCTTCGCCAACGCCGGCGTCAAGCTGGACGTCGTCCGCCGCGAGTCGGACCCCTATAAATTATGCGCTATGATATTGGTCGCGTGATTTGTAATTCAACGGGTTAATATGAGAAGTATATTACTGAAGACCGTAAAGGTAATCGGCGTTTTCCTGGCCGCGGCCGCTTTCGGCGCGACGTGGGAATTGTTCCTCAACAAATACCTACGCCTCACCGAGCCGTTGGCGGGTTGGTACTGGTTCTGGTCTTTCTTCCACCGGGCCAAGTTATACGCGCTGCTCGGCGCCGCGGCCGCGGCCTTGACGTCGCTGGCCGCGGCGGTCCTGTGGGCCGTACGGCGGCGGCGCGCCGAAGAGGCAACGGGCAGGTCGTTGGCGCGGGTCGCGTACGCCGGCGCCTTCGCGGCGTTGCTGGCGGCGACGCCCCTCTGGGTCGTTTTGGCCACCGTATCGTTGGAGCTGCCGGCGTGGGCCGCCTTCGTGATGGGCCCCGGGTGGCTGGCGGTAACGTTCGCGCTGACGTTCGGCATATATCGGTTGGCCGGTAGTTTGAGCCGCGCCGGGCCGTACGTCGTCCGGGCCTTGGCGGCCGTCGGCTACGTCGCCCTGGCGGTATACGTCGTCGCCGGTGCAATTTCGGCGCTAACGAGGCCCGCGCCCGCGCCCGGCCTCCCCGACGTAATAATAATTACGCTTGATGCCTGGCGGGCCGACAAGTTGGGCCCCCGGGCGGAGGGACCTTCGCTGACGCCCAACATCGACCGCTTCGCCAAGAACGCGTACGTCTTCACGTACTGCCGTTCGCAGGCGAGCTGGACGTCGCCGTCGCTGGGGACCCTCCACACCGGCCAGTACCCCATGGTGCACTACACCACCGCGGACCGGCCTCTCGGCACGTCGCAGCCGGCGTTGGCCGAAATTTTGCGCGACGCCGGGTACGACACCCGGGCGGTGGTCGCCAACCGCCTCTGCCACCGGAGCT
Encoded proteins:
- the rpmF gene encoding 50S ribosomal protein L32 is translated as MGVPKRKTSRSRRGNRRSHDGVKVPKPVLCPNCGEARLPHHVCPKCGHYDGEEVIKPKEK
- a CDS encoding DUF2284 domain-containing protein translates to MLLLMNMNGCGPRQLEEYCRGALERGASWARPAPASYVVTAAWVRYKCRFGCGSYGARHLCPPATPTAAETKAVVRCYDRAILVTYDAGGSSKQRPLRKKMHKDLLALEREIFLDGFHKALAFVAGPCNLCRTCDVSKPCKLPGEPRPAMEACGIDVFATFANAGVKLDVVRRESDPYKLCAMILVA